In Passer domesticus isolate bPasDom1 chromosome 7, bPasDom1.hap1, whole genome shotgun sequence, one genomic interval encodes:
- the IVNS1ABP gene encoding influenza virus NS1A-binding protein, which yields MIPNGYLMFEDENFIESSVAKLNALRKSGQFCDVRLQVCGHEMLAHRAVLACCSPYLFEIFNTDSDCHGVSHVKFDDLNPEAVEVLLNYAYTAQLKADKELVKDVYSAAKKLKMERVKQVCGDYLLSKMDVQSCISYRNFASCMGDSRLLNKIDGYIQEHLVEISEQEEFLKLPRLKLEIMLEDNVGLPSNGKLYTKVINWVQRSIWENGGNLEDLMEEVQTLYYSADHKLLDGNLLDGQAEVYGSDDDHIQFVQKRPPRENDHKQISSSSSGSLSPNATVQSPKHEWKIIASEKTSSNTYLCLAVLDGVLCVIFLHGRNSPQSSPSSTPRLLKSLSFELQPSDLIEKPMSPMQYARSGLGTAELNGRLIAAGGYNREECLRTVECYDPEKDTWTFIAPMRTPRARFQMAVLMGQLYVVGGSNGHSDDLSCGEMYEPEIDDWTPVPELRTNRCNAGVCALNGKLYIVGGSDPYGQKGLKNCDVFDPVTKAWTSCAPLNIRRHQSAVCELGGYLYIIGGAESWNCLNSVERYNPENNTWTLMAPMNVARRGAGVAVRDGKLFVAGGFDGTHAVNCVEMYDPARNEWKMMGSMTTPRSNAGITTVANTIYAVGGFDGNEFLNTLEVYNPESNEWSPYTKIYKF from the exons ATGATTCCCAACGGATATTTGATGTTTGAGGATGAGAACTTCATCGAGTCGTCTGTTGCCAAACTCAACGCCTTACGGAAGAGCGGTCAGTTCTGCGACGTCCGCCTCCAG GTGTGTGGACACGAGATGCTGGCACACCGAGCCGTGCTGGCATGCTGCAGTCCCTACCTGTTTGAAATCTTCAACACTGACAGCGACTGTCATGGAGTTTCCCATGTGAAATTTGATGATCTCAACCCAGAAGCTGTTGAAGTTCTGTTGAATTATGCCTATACTGCTCA GTTAAAAGCTGATAAAGAACTGGTGAAAGATGTATACTCTGCAGCAAAGAAGTTGAAGATGGAGAGGGTTAAGCAG GTTTGTGGTGACTATTTGCTCTCCAAGATGGACGTACAGAGCTGCATCTCGTACCGGAACTTCGCCAGCTGCATGGGAGACTCGCGGTTGTTGAACAAGATCGATGGCTACATTCAGGAACACCTTGTAGAGATTTCAGAACAGGAGGAATTTCTCAAGCTCCCACGGTTAAAG CTTGAAATAATGCTGGAAGACAATGTTGGCCTACCCAGCAATGGCAAATTGTACACAAAGGTAATCAACTGGGTACAGCGCAGCATCTGGGAGAACGGAGGCAACCTGGAAGATCTGATGGAAGAG GTGCAAACGCTGTACTACTCAGCTGATCACAAGCTGCTTGATGGAAATCTGCTAGATGGACAGGCTGAGGTGTATGGCAGTGATGATGACCACATTCAGTTTGTGCAG AAGAGGCCACCACGTGAGAATGATCACAAGCAGATCAGTAGCAGCTCCTCTGGAAGTCTTTCTCCAAATGCTACTGTTCAGAGTCCTAAACACGAGTGGAAAATCATTGCTTCAGAGAAGACTTCGA GTAACACGTACCTGTGCCTGGCCGTGCTGGACGGGGTGCTGTGCGTCATCTTCCTGCACGGCCGCAACAGCCCCCAGAGCTCCCCCTCGAGCACCCCGCGGCTGCTGAAGAGCCTGAGCTTCGAGCTGCAGCCCAGCGACCTCATCGAGAAGCCCATGTCCCCCATGCAGTACGCGCGCTCGGGGCTGGGCACGGCCGAGCTGAACGGCAGGCTCATCGCTGCGG GGGGCTACAACAGGGAGGAGTGCCTGCGCACCGTGGAGTGCTACGACCCTGAGAAGGACACCTGGACGTTCATCGCGCCCATGAGGACGCCGAGGGCCCGGTTCCAGATGGCGGTGCTGATG GGGCAGCTGTACGTCGTGGGTGGCTCAAACGGCCACTCGGATGACTTGAGCTGTGGAGAGATGTATGAGCCCGAGATTGATGACTGGACCCCTGTTCCTGAGCTGCGGACCAACCGCTGCAACGCAG GAGTGTGTGCCCTGAATGGAAAGCTGTACATCGTGGGTGGTTCTGATCCCTATGGCCAGAAAGGACTGAAGAACTGTGATGTGTTCGATCCTGTAACAAAGGCTTGGACGAGCTGTGCTCCCCTTAACATCC GGAGGCACCAGTCGGctgtgtgtgagctgggggGGTACCTGTACATCATCGGCGGGGCCGAGTCGTGGAACTGCCTCAACAGCGTGGAGCGCTACAACCCCGAGAACAACACCTGGACCCTGATGGCGCCCATGAACGTGGCACGGCGCGGCGCCGGCGTGGCTGTCCGAGATG GGAAGCTGTTTGTGGCTGGAGGATTTGACGGCACACATGCAGTGAACTGCGTGGAGATGTACGACCCTGCCAGGAACGAGTGGAAGATGATGGGCAGCATGACCACGCCCAGGAGCAACGCCGGCATCACCACCGTGGCCAACACCATTTATGCAGTGGGGGGCTTTGATGGCAACGAGTTCTTGAACACACTTGAGGTCTACAATCCGGAGTCGAATGAGTGGAGCCCCTACACCAAAATTTACAAGTTTTAA